GGTCCGGATCGCGGGGATGTTGTCGCCGTGGGCGTGTACCGCAACTGGAACCTCGCGAGCGGTAAGCGCCTGTACTGTTTTCGGATTCTTATCGAGGTCCGTCACCATGCAGTCGACGCTGACGCCATTGTCAGAGAGGGTATCGACGGCCGTCGACGCCGCGATGACGACATCCGCCGCTCGAGCACGTTCACGTTCGGCCTCGGTCTCGAGTGAGGGACCAGCACCGGCAATCGCGACGGTCTGATCTCGAACCGCTGGCAATCGGCTGAAATCAAACGGGGCTGTCAGTGATGCAAGTACGTCTCGAGCGCGTTCGTCTCCGCGTCGATCGTAGTCGAACTCCTGCAGAATTGCTTTATAAACAGGCTGCCACTCATCGAACTCCATACGGTCTGTCTCTGTCGGAGCTATAACAGTCATCCGCTGTACTGGCAGGTTTTGTCATCACTCTCTCTCTCTCCTGGCGTCCAGCGTTGTGACTATCAGATTATCGTCCGTTCGCGAGATGGCTGTTGTAACTGCGGAGTGTGACTGTCGCAATAATTCCGTGTTGTGGGCCGGGGGTCGCCTCCAAAGTACCCCTACCCGGGAGGCCGCCCGGCGTCCACTCTTTCCTTTCGAAGCCTCCGCCATAAGCTTTCTCTTACTACAGTAATGCTTCAATTTCTGTGCGTAATCTTTGTATACCGTCGCTATAGTGCTCGAGACGCCCCAGAGCGCCAGATATCGAAGTTGCCGTTCCACCCAGTAATACGATGTTACCGGATCCGTGCGTGGCAATCGCACCCGCATCGTTACCGGCTGTGACGAGCGCCTGGCGCGTTTCGCTCGAGAAGCCCTCGATTTCGAACAACTGTGTCTGAATATCGGCATGTTCTGTCGCGTCGACGCCTCGAGCTTCCAGTTGGCGGCGAAGCGTTCGCGGTGAGTCCACCTCGAGGCGCGCGAGTGAGAACGAGTCAGTTGTAACGGGTGATCGATCGGTGAACGCATCGCCGATCAGTGCGGCATCGCGCGTTTCGGCAACATCGTGTGTACGGATGATGTGGGCACCCCGCTCGACAGCCATCGATGTCGCCGCCAGACTGACCGGCAAGCGCTCGTCAGTCTCGCGATCCGCAATCGAGCCGAGGAAGTTCTTCCGGTTGATCGAGACCAGCATCGGGCGCTCGAGGGCGCGAAACTCGGTCAATCGGCGGAACGTCGCCTGATCGTCCGCAATTGTTTGTGCCTCGCTCCAGCCGCCAAAGGCCGGATCGATGATCGTCTTCTCGGTCATACCGTTCTGTTTCAGCGCTTCGTACACCTGGTCGACGTAGTCAGCCTCGGCCGCCCACTCCGACGATTTGCGTGCGGCCCAGTCGGTTTCCTCGACAGCACCCGGTCGCTCGAGATCCGGCGGACTGGCCATCTTTGCGACAGCGACGTCGTGTTCCTCACAAACGATCGGCATCTCCGGATCAGCAAATCCACAGATATCATTGACCATATCGAACCCCTGGGCGAGTGCTTCGTCTGCGACCTCACTGTAGCGCGTTTCAATCGAAAAGATGGCCTCGCCTGAGACGTGATCGATCGTCTCGAGCGCAACGTGTAGGCGCTCGAGTTCCTCCTCGGCTGAGAGCACCTCGAAGCGTTTGTTCGCCGACTCGAGGCCGATATCGACAATATCTGCGCCCTCGTCAATCAGTTCCGAATCGACGTACGCGGCAGCGTCGGCCGGATCGTCGTACACGCTGGGATTGTACGGCGACTCCTCGCTGACGTTCAACACACCCATGATCCGCGGTGGATGATCGTCACCGATTTGCAGTCCCGCCGCATCGACGGTGTTCATACCTCGACTCAGGAATAGAGCGTGAAAGGCACCGCGGTTGCCGGCCATGGCTTCCGACACTGTTCCCGCGGTGCCGTCAGCCATCACTACAGTGCCCGCTCACCAGATTACACCCGCTGGTATCTCCAGTGTCGCTCTTTACACCCCGCCGATAATCAGTGGGTCACCCCATCGATGGCAGCGGTGTGGATATCTCGCCCTCGAGAACGATCGTCCCATCTGTGGTCGTCGCCTGCATTCCCATTAGTATCCAGCGTGTCTCCTCAGTCGTGGTGACCATTTGTTCGGTCATCGCCGGTCGCTCGAGATAGCCCTGCATCGTCGTTGGCCCCGTCACGGCAACTTCTCCAGCGCTCGCCGCGTCACCATCGGCGTCGACCGCTCGCGCAGTGTCACCCGCATCACCGTCTTGGCGAACGGTCGCCTGCACGCCAGGCAGTGGCTCGCCGAGTCGGCCCGCAGCACGATCAGCCGGCAAGCGAACATGCGTCAGCCCCGTCTCCGGCGTCCCGACGAGTGACACGCCATCTTTTATCGACGCCGACTCACCCGCAGACTCGAGGATGGCGACGCCAGCCATATCTCCTTCGTCGAACGGGGCGCTCGTCTCGTCCGGTAGTTCTCTCGTCTCGGCTGCTGTTCCTCCCTCAAGACCTCGAAGCTCATCATAGTGGGTTGGCGTCAGGAACACCCGCTTTAACGCCGTCGTATAGCGTAGCGACCGAACTGTCTCGGGGTCCCACGTCTCGAGCGGTCGATACCGGTCGCCTTGGACGAGCGTCGCAGTCGCCCCAAACAGCAACTCGAGTGGGTTCGCGAGCTGGAGAACTCCCAGTTGGCCTGCACGCGCTCCATCCGCGGGCGAGACAGCCGTGGCCGTGTCAGACTGACCTAACTCGAGCGCACCACCCCCAGTCCGGCCAGCAGCCGCAAGCGCTGACTGCGAGTACGTGATTGCAAGCGGCTCCCCGTCGTACTCGCCAAGATATGCGATCAGTCCCACTTCCTCGTCTCCGCGGCGGATCATGTCGATTCCCGACCGCGTTCCCGTGCTGTTCATCCCGCTGTTGTCAAGAAACGACTCGAGGCTCACACCCATCCCGGTTCCACCACCGACGCGCACACCAAGTCGAACCGAATCAGCACCAACCAGAATTGATGGCAGCCGCTCAAGGTCCGTCACGACCGCCGTTGCATCCGCCATCTCGAGCGCAGTGGCAACCGCTCGTTCGTCATACTCGAGTGGCATCGTCACCGGAACACACCCATTTCTCAGCGACCCATAGAACGCAACGAGAAAGGCACGTGGGTCAGCAACGCGAATTCCGATGCGCTCGCCAGCGCCAAGATCCCGATTCCGAAGCCCGCCCGCGAACGCATCAGTCCGCGACCAGAGTTGCGAAAACGTACGCGACTCCTCGCCCACAATCGCCGTTTCGGACTGGTGTGCCAGTACCGTCGATTGGAGCGACTCGATGAGTTTCGACATTCAACCAGTTGAACAGACTCACGACGGTTATGTGTTCACGTAATATGGATAATATAATTTATATCGAGACTACCGGGCGAGTAACGAGACAAATAGTACCTCTCGACCGCCGAGCGAGCGTTCGTTACGGCTGGTCGCTCGAGTCGGTCGGTGAGTCGGCCTGTGCGCCTGATTTGGGACCAGAGCCTGGGGTGTGACCGGATGTGGACGACCCAGTCTCGACATCCTCGAGTGGGGCCAATCGAGCATCGCGCAGTAGCACTTTCTTGACGATTGACGGATTCTCGAGCAGTCGGTGTTTGGCGTGGGCACCGCGGCCGCGTCCACGTCCCTCGCGTTCGGATTGGATGACGTTAAGGAAGTTCTGCTCCTGAAGGATTTCCTGCACGCGGCGCTCTGAGAGCACGTCGAAATCGAGCTGTTTGGCGATCTGTTTGTACTGGTTGTAGATAATCTTCGTCGGGAACTCTTTCTGACTGCTGTTTTCAGTCAGCAGCGTCAGTGAGTACAGAATCGCTTTCGCCTGCTGAGGCGAGCCCTCGATGAGTTCGTTGAACCGATCGGCTTCGGTCTTTTCTTTCGCATCGCGGACGTGCTCGGCAGTGACGTGCGTATCAGTCTGTTTCTTCGCGATTCGACCCGCGTTTCGCAGAATGTCGATTGCCTTGCGGGCGTCGCCGTGTTCCTGGGCGGCGAGTGCTGCAGTCAATGGGATCACGTCATCGGAGAGTACGCCATCGTGGAACGCATCGCGGCGCTTCTCGAGGATTTCGACGAGTTGGTTCGCATCGTAGGGTGAGAAGACGAGTTCGTCCCGCGAGAGACTCGATTTGACGCGTTCGGAGAGATGATCCGGGAAGTCGATCTTATTCGAGATACCAATGATCCCGATACTCGAGTCGGAGATGCGCCGATTCTCGCCGGCTCGTGAGAGTTTCCTGAGGACTTCATCGTCCTCTAACATGTCGATCTCGTCCAAAATAACGATGGTAACGTCGGTACAGCGGTCGATGGCCTGCCAGAGTCGCTTGTAGTAGTCACCGGTCCCGAGGCCACGGTCGGGAACGTTGATCCCACTCTGATCGGGTTCGTTGACGAGTTGGGCGATGGTTTTGATGATTGACGCCTCGGTGTTCTGTTCGCCACAGTCGATGAAGGCGTATTTCACCGTCACCCCATCGCGGCCGGCCTCCGAGATAACGCGTTTCGTCACCGACCGCGAAATAAGGGACTTGCCGGTCCCGGTCTTGCCGAAGATGAACAGGTGATTCGGCTCGCTCCCGAAAATAGCGGGATTGAGCGCGTCCGCGACCCGTTGCATCTGCTCGTCACGTCCGACGATCCGGTCGGGCCCTGGAAGATGCGTAATTTCCAGCAGCCGTTCGTCGGCAAAGACCGGATCGTCGTACCGAAAGAGTGGATCGCGATCGTCGTTCGCGGACATTGCAGTACCCCGTGCGTACCAACCGAATTGAAATAAATGTATGGGGATCGGTCGCGTCTGTAAAAGACCCGCCAGAGTGCCTGCATTGGTTCCATGGGCCGAAATAGCAACCGGACTCACAGATTGCCGGCATCGCGCCTCTAACGAAGTGATGGCTCTAGGAGTGGACACTGACACCCCCCTCGCGAATGTAACTGTAACTGGCTTGCGTGTACGAGCAGAATAGCCACTCCGCGTCAGACATAGGTCTGTTACCTGACGTATGATTGAAGTTGGATATGCTCGAGTAAGACCCTCAAGACCCAGTTATCGCCCGCTTCGTGAGCTAACGCTCGAGAACGAGTGGGGACACACACCCCCCTCGCGTATGTAACGGGAAATGGGTGGGTGGGTCTCGAGTGGAAGCGCGATTTCCGATCAGAGTGGGTCCAAATCTCCGATTTTACAAACGAGACGGTGGTGTGTTGTCATTCAGACCCCCCACACGTATGGCCTTACAAACGCGAAGGGGGTGTGTCCCCCCAAAACAAACCAACAGCTATCCCGGCCAGAACGGGTGTCCCCGACGAAATCAGCCGGAATAGCACTCGAGAAGAATCTGGATCAGGTATAGTAGCCACTGAAAGTCAATGCACACCTGATCGCACGACGGGAGCGCGGTTCGGTGTGAGCGAAGCGAACGAGAACCGCGGAAAAGCGAACGGGCACGATGTGCCCGTGAGTCGGCTGTGCGATCAGTGTGTAAATCGTTTCAGTTGTTACTATACACCATCGAGAGTCTGGACAGACTCTCGAGGTCCATCCTTCCACGTCACAGTTTCGTGAACACTTCTAGAATCTATATTCTAGTTTCTAGTTTGTTTCTAGATACGGGTTCGACAGAGAGACAAAACAGCAGTAGCACGGAACAGCTACCGACAGTCGACACAACCACTCAATAGTGCAGCGCAATCCCTGCTATCGCTCGAGTCTGTTCCAGTCCAGTCCTGTTTGGCTTTCGTCTGTCTCCAGTCATCGTTCTACCGTCGTCGCTCTACCGCCGCTCTCTCCCAGACAGTTCCGCCTCTCACTGGCGCGATGAACGCATCATTTTTGCTCGCCCGTTCGATAGCGTCCGTATGCACTCGGCCAGTCTCTCTCCGGCCACGACTATGACTCCGGCTCCAGCTACGGCGACGATTGCAACTGCGACTCTGGGGCGATCATTGTATGCGTGACAGCAACGAATCAACGGACGACTCGCTCTCCGATCACTCGAGCCAAGAACCTGATCCGTCCACGCGAACACCACCAGCCGTCGCCGTCGTCGACGCCCAGACGCCGGGAAATGTCGGGACGATCGCTCGAGCGATGAAGAACTTCGGGTTCGAAGAGCTCTTACTGATCGATCCGCCTGAACTCGATCCAGATGGCGAGGCCTACGGCTTTGCAGGCCACGCCCGCGAGGACATCCTTCCGAACGCGACCGAACTCACGTTCGAGGATCTCGTCTCAACGTATCATACGATCGGCTGTACTGCCGTGACGAACGAAGACGACAACAATCACACCCGGTTTCCGTTCTCGACGCCGGCAGCACTCGCAGATCGACTGGCCACGGTCGACGGACAGACGGCACTTGTCTTCGGCCGCGAAGGCGTCGGACTCACCAACGAAGAACTCGTCCAAATCGACGAAATCTGCTCGATTCCAGCCAGCGATGAGTATCCCGTCCTCAACCTCGGGCAGGCAGCCACGATCACGCTCTATGAACTGCGAACGCTGGCGCTGTCTTCCGAGGATACGCAACTGCCCGACCTCGAGCGCGTGCGTGCGCCCGAACCGACACTCGAGCGACTCTACGAGCAGTGGGACGACCTCTTAGTCGAGATCAACCATCCGGAGGAGAAACGCGAGAAGGCAGGTCGAATGCTGCGGCGGGTGTACGGCCGCGCCGACCTGACCGCACGCGAGGCGAACACGCTGCTTGGGGTCCTTCGACGAGCAACGGAGCGGCCAGCCGACCGCGACCGGTGAGAGAGACTCACGAACTCGAGGGCTCAGACGTTGGCGCGCTTGCCGAGCCAGTCCACAGCCAGGTACAGGCGATCGTTCCGAGCAGCGCCACTGCCAGCCCGACTGTCACCCACAGTGCGCGTCCAATGCCGTACAGTTCTGCGAGGACGCCGACGACTGCTGGCGCGAACGCGATTCCGAAGTACGTTGAGCCGTTTGTGACCGCATTCAGTGGGCCACTGTACTCGGGTGCGGCTTCGACTGCGTAGGCCGACAGCGTCGGAAACCCACTCGAGAGGCCGGCACCGGCGACGAAGACGGCGACAAACAGTATCGGACCGGTCTGGCCAGAGAAGGCGACCGCGAGCGCTGGAATCGTGGGAATGGCGGTGGCGAGGACCAACAGCAGCGAAGGAACGCGGTCGATCAGGAACGTGTAGCCGAGGCGAGCGGGCATGTACGCGAGCAAGTAGACTGAGAGGAGTAAGTTGGCGGTCGTGGGTTCGTAGAAGCTACTCGCGTAGTAGACGAGCCAGGTGAAGAGGATGCCCTCGATTGCGCCGACGAGCATGATGCCGACGCAGGCACCGATGACCGAGCGTCGCTGAAGCAACTCGCGGAGCGCCGACCGCGAGAGCGAGCGTTCGGCGTCCATCGATGGCAGTTCGGTTCGACTCGCGATGAGAATCGTCGGGAGGAAACAGAGCGCGATCACGACAAACACAGCGCGCCAGTCGGCGACCACGAGCACGCCGCTGACCAGTTGCGGGCCGAGCACTGCACCGACTGCCCAGACGAGTGCGTAGGCGGCGTAGATACGGCCGCGCCGTGCCGAATGGAGGTGGCTCAAGACTGCGCGGTCGATGCCGCGAAAGGCTCCCGCCGCGGCCCCCTGTGCGAGTAACGCGATCAGAAAGACGGCATACAGTGGCGACACTGCCATCACGAGCAAGGCGATGACAACGCCGAGTGCGGATAGCACGAGGATCCGACGCATCGCCAGTCTCCCGGCGAGCAACCCTGTTGCAACGACCGCAACGACAAACCCGGCGGTCCCTGCGGGCGCGATCAACCCAAGTGCAGCCTCCGAGACACCGAACGTCTCCTCGAGACTGGGGAGAATCGGGCCTCGAGCCTGCATCGCAATCGCATCTCCAAAGACGAATAGAAACAGGGCTGCCGTCCACCATCGAGCGCGGTCCATGGGTTTTCTGCTCGTGTGCGGACGGAAAACGCTCGGCTTACAGGTAAAATCCGTATTTGGTCAGTGTCTAATTAGTGTAGCTTAAGACATAGTTCCAACGGTATGACAATCGAAGAACTCAATAATTACGAAATGATTTATTTAATATGAAACGCAGAGAACTTATTACATCTGTTGGGGCTATCTCTCTTTCTGGATGTGCCGACCTTATGACGACTGAACGAGAGGCGGATACCCAATCTTTGGATCTTGAGTTTGACAGAAGGACCGGAACTGAATTCTTTTACGACGATCAAGAGATTGGCCAGTTTGGCGCTGGGACTGGGGCATGGGTGAATGCTCCATACGAATTTAGTGTTAGCGCAATAGCTGAAGACGAGTTCGAATGGCTCTGGTGCACTGTCGAATTCACAGTGCCTGATGATATTCGCCCTCCCTTCTTCTATCTTCGAGGTGACACGGAGGTACCGATTACGTCATTTGCTCGGAGAGATGCCACAGATGGGGGTACAACGCTCGAAATTCGGGAGCAGATAGATGAATTCGACCTCCAATTCAGAGCTGAGCCTGCTGGCTCGTCTACTGATTTGGAAGAAATTCCAATTGAATTGAATTTTGACGGTGTTCTTGTGGACAGCAGTATACGGGATACAGAATATTATTCGGCCTCGTCGATTTCGCTCGTGTTACAGAGAGAGTTCGCGTAATCGCTTTGTCTATCGTCCCAACTGATACTGTTTCTATAGTAGTCACTGACAGTCAGTGCACACCCAATCGCACGAGGGCTGTGCGATTGGTGTGTAAACAGTTTCAGTTGTTACTATATTGCTCAAACTGGTTGAACGAGGCAGTTCCCGTTTTCAATCTCCTCCCGCGATTCAGATTCCCGTTTAGTCGTCCGCCGGCTCGCTCGTGCTCGTCGCGGGACCGGTGTCGGCCTCGAGAGTCGACGGAGCCTCGGAGTCGACTGTCGACTCGGCGTCAGACTCGAGCGTGACGCCGCCGTCGGTCCGCGCTCCCGACCTGTGATCTGCGTCACGGATATCGGCCACGAACGTCGATCGGCTTACTCGAGTCGACCGCAAGAGTGCCTGTAGCGCCCGCCGTTTGACGACGACGAAGCCGGCAATGATTGTCAGCAGACCGAGTACGGTCAGCGAGTCCACGACGTACCCCATGATGGCCCAGCTGACGGCCATCGCCACCGCTGGCTCGGCGTAACTGACGAGATTGACCTGCGTCGCACCGGTTCGCTCGAGCAACTCGAAGTACAGCAGAAAGGCGAACACGCCGGAGACAAGCGTCAAGTAGGCAAACGAGAGCAGGGACTCAGGCGTCACCGCGACTGCCGCGATGGATTCGCCACGCAGGGCTGCCCAGCCGAGTAACACGCCAGCGCCGAGCAACATCGCCCAGGCCTGCAGGGTCTCGAGCGGCAGCGAGGAACTGATCGGCTTGAGGAACACGCTCCCGAGGGCGAACGCGATGGCCGAGGCGAACACGAGCGCAACGCCGACTACCATCTCGCCGCCGAGTGTCGCGCCGGATGGCTGGACGACGGCGACGACGCCAACTAATCCGAGCACGAAGCCAACGACACCGGCGGGGGCGAGTCGCTCCTCTGGGAGCAGTAGGCCGGCGAACGCCACCGTGAGAATCGGTGCTGTGCTGACCACTGTCGCCGCGACCGCGCCGGAAACGTAGAGTTCGCCGAGATACAACAGCCCGTGATAGAGTGCAATGACGAAAATACCGGCGACGGCGACCGCGAGCCACTCCCCGCGAGCGCTCGGCCAGAGCTGATCGGTTACGACTGCGGCGTAGGCGAGGACGATCACACCCGCAAGTGCGTAACGCCCACCTGCAAACAACAACGGCGGCACGTACTCGAGGCCGACCTCAATGGCCACAAACGAACTTCCCCAGCAGAGTGCCAGGATCGAAAAGAGCACCGCTTCGCGGTACCTGTCTGGCAGAGATTCAAAGAGTCTCATATTCACTTCGAAAATAGCTCGAGTACTTAGCCCCTTCTACAAAAATACCTTGAGAATCGGATGAGGAACCACACATATGGATCACATCCAATTGAATCTCGAATCCAACACACAGAGTTAGAGAAATATCCAACTATGTCGTCCGGAACACACATGGGTTCGGGGACGAACACCTGCCTATGGACGAGCGCGACGTTCGACTACTGAAAGCGATTTCCGAACTCGAGACGGGGAGTCCGGAGCAGTTACACGACGCGACCGGGATTCCCGTCTCGACGATCCACTATCGGCTGAGCAACCTCCGTGACCAGGGGATCATCGAGAACGACCGTTACGAGATTGACCTCGAGGAACTTGGCCTCGGCGTCACCGTACTGGTAGAGATCCACGCCAATTATCAGGGCTCCTACGAGGAGTTCGCGGATCGGCTCTTGACTGTTGAGGGCGTGACGAACGTCTACTTCACGATGGGAAAGACGGATTTCATCGTCCTCGCCCGTCTGAGCGGCAGCGAGATGGTTGAGCGCCTGATCGCCGAGTTCGAGCAACTCGAGGGCGTCGAGCGGACGGACTCAACGTTCGTAATCTCAGCAATCGAAGAACGGGAGGCACTCCAGAGCTACGACCTCGAGACGCTGCTCGAGGAGTTAGTCGACGACTGACGGTGAAACCACGATTAGCGATAGAACGACGACTGACTGCGAAAATCGAACTCAAGTCCGGTTCAGTCAGGCTCGTTTCTGAATCTCTTCGCGTAGAACCTCGCTCACGAGGTCACCGTCCGCCTTCCCACGCAGCGCACCCATACATTCGCCCATGAGTCCGGAGAACGCCTGCATTCCCTCCTCTTCGACCTGGCCTTCGTTGCGCTCGACGACCTCGACGATTGCCTCGCGGACTTCCTCATCGTCAGCGCCGCCGAGGTCCTCTGCATCGGCTGCCTCTTCGGCAGTCCGGTCGGGGTCGTCGGCCAGTGCTGTAAGGAGATCGCCAACGCCCTCGTTCGGCAGGTCTCCGTCCTCAACCATCCGGAGAACGCCCTGCAGGTGCGTTTCCGTCACGTTCTTGACGGGAACGTCATCCCGGCGAAGTTCCGTCAACGTCGACTCGAGCGTGGACGCCGCAAGCGTCGGGTCGATGCCGTCTGCAACGACGTCTTCGAACAGCGGCATGTGCGTGCCGTAGGCGACCTGCTCGGCCAGTCCTGCGCCGAGGTCGTACTCGTCCTGATAGCGGTCGACCTTCTCGGTCAAGAGTTCCGGCTCGGGAACCTCGCTCGGATCGGGTTCGACTGGCGGTACGTCGGTTTCGGGGTACATCCGCGCTGCACCGGGCAGCGGCCGCAGGTAGCGCGTCGTCCCGTCGTCGTTCGCACCGCGAGTCTCTTCGGGGACGCCCTCGAGTGCGGTCTGTGCGCGCTCAACGACGGCGTTGATGGCGGCCTCGGCAATGTCGGTCTCGTCGGCGACGATGGCAACCGCGTCTTCGGGATCCGCATTGACTGCATCCCGTAGGTCTGCGACCTCATCCTCGGTGACGCCGTAGGCTGGCAACTCGTCGGTATGGAAAATACCGCCCGCGCCATGGCGCTTTGCGTGATCAGAGAACTCGGTGCCGAGGCGACGGTCCGGGGCGATTTCGCGACCGACGAGGCCGTCGAAGCCCTCGAGTCGGACGCCCATGACGCTGCCACCGGAACTGAGCGCGCCCTGAATGACGCCGCTGTCGGTTCCCTCGAACACGTCGGTAACGTCTTCGGGGTTGCTGACGGCTGCCTCGCGTTCGCCCAGTTCGTCTCGAATGTCGACGAGTTCGGCCTGCCGGGCAACCTCGTTGCGGACGATGTCGTCGATATCGTCGAGGCTCTGGACACCCTTGATCTCGACGCGTGCGCCCTCCGCGATGGAGACGTTGACGTCCTGGCGGATCGTCCCCAGCCCGCGTTTGACCTTGCCCGTCGAGCGCAGCAACATGCCGATCCGCTCGGCTGCCTCGAGCGCCTGCTCGGGGCTCGAGATGTCTGGACTCGTGCCGATTTCGACCAGCGGGATGCCGAGGCGGTCGAGACTGTAGCGGACACCCTCGTCGGTTTCTTCGACGCGCTGGGCGCTTTCTTCCTCGAGCAGGAGGTCCTCGATGCCGACCGCGCCATCGCTCGTCTCGATTGCGCCGCCGGTGGCGATCAGCGTCGAGCGCTGGAAGCCCGACGTGTTCGAGCCGTCGACGACGAGTTTGCGCATGACGTTGGCCTGATCGACCGGGTGCATGTCCATCAGTTGGGCGACCTCGAGAGCAGTCTCTAAGGCCTCCTCGTCTAACTCGTGGGGTGGTTCGTCGTCTTCTTCGACGAGGCAGGTGGTGTCGTAGGCGAGGTACTCGAACTCGCGGTCGACCTTGCTTTCTTCTAAGGCGGCATCGTCGATCTCGCCGAGTTCGCTGCGTGTGGGATGGAGGTAGCGCGTAAACGTGCGGGTTGCTTCCTCCGGTTCGCGCAGGTCGGTCGGACACTGACAAAACAGCTTCGTCGCCGTATCGAGTTGCTGGTGGATTTCCAGCCCGGCGACGAGACCGAGGTCCTCGTAATCGTACTCGGTATCGCTCATTGGCGTGGACTCGGAGGCGGAGGGGTAAAAAACCGTCCAGTTGCGGTCAGACCCACGTCGGTACTCTGTCGCCCCATGCCCTGTCCGACTGGCCAGACGCGGGGCTGTCGCTTTCGTTCGATACAGTCTACGGGGAGCGCAGTCGCTCGAGAGTATTAGAGAGACGGGGTAGGCCAGTCAACGACAGTGCACGTGGAAACCACGCACAGTGAAAGGTGGTTGCCTGACCGTGCCGCCTACCCGAATTCTGTTCTATCGCCATAAAACACCTCCGGTCGGTGGATGCGAACTGGCTAACTCGAGAACGGATCGCGTCGCAATTGCGTGCTGTCAGTGTGGCCGGCTTCGTTACTCCTGTACTGGTGCGAGCGCAAGCACAACGGCTACACGCCGGTCGAAACACACTCGAGTATGGTCCGGATTTCGACGATCGTCATCGTGCTCGCGATCATCCTCGGTATCGGCCTGATTCCGATTCCCGTGATTCCCGGCGTGGGAATCCTCGTCGGCCTCTCGGGTATCGTCATCGGGATTATCCTGCGACTCCTCGGGCACTGACAACAGCCTACAGATACGTCCCCACCCGTTCGCGTCGCCGCCGTTCAGTCCGCACTCGAGGGCGTCTTGAGTTCCTGTGAGATACCATCAGAAATCGCCTCGAGAACCGTCTCTGGAGTCGATTTAACTGTTGTTGCGGACTCGAACATCGTCGGGGCGTGAGATGAATCGAGTTCGACGCCATCGTCTGGCGGGCCTGCGACGACGACTGGCCCGGCCGACGCAGCGACCGTCTCGAGCAACTGCTTCGTGCCACGCCGGGTGGCTCGCTCGAGGACGGATTCGGTGACGACCGTGATGTCCGCCGATTGGACTGACTCTTCGAACGCCGTCACTGTGGCCGAGGAGAGCGATTCAAAGGGTGCGACCTCGAGTCGCTCGACACCGAGCGACCGGGCGGTTTCGGCTGCGGTATCGCCTGCAGTGACCGGTCCGATACTGGGATCGATGGCAGCCGCCGCGGTCTCGAGGCGCGCGAGTACGCCCGCGGCGGTGGCACCTGTCCCGAAAACGTGCACACGAACTGACTCTGCACT
The Natronolimnobius sp. AArcel1 genome window above contains:
- a CDS encoding DMT family transporter is translated as MRLFESLPDRYREAVLFSILALCWGSSFVAIEVGLEYVPPLLFAGGRYALAGVIVLAYAAVVTDQLWPSARGEWLAVAVAGIFVIALYHGLLYLGELYVSGAVAATVVSTAPILTVAFAGLLLPEERLAPAGVVGFVLGLVGVVAVVQPSGATLGGEMVVGVALVFASAIAFALGSVFLKPISSSLPLETLQAWAMLLGAGVLLGWAALRGESIAAVAVTPESLLSFAYLTLVSGVFAFLLYFELLERTGATQVNLVSYAEPAVAMAVSWAIMGYVVDSLTVLGLLTIIAGFVVVKRRALQALLRSTRVSRSTFVADIRDADHRSGARTDGGVTLESDAESTVDSEAPSTLEADTGPATSTSEPADD
- the gatE gene encoding Glu-tRNA(Gln) amidotransferase subunit GatE → MSDTEYDYEDLGLVAGLEIHQQLDTATKLFCQCPTDLREPEEATRTFTRYLHPTRSELGEIDDAALEESKVDREFEYLAYDTTCLVEEDDEPPHELDEEALETALEVAQLMDMHPVDQANVMRKLVVDGSNTSGFQRSTLIATGGAIETSDGAVGIEDLLLEEESAQRVEETDEGVRYSLDRLGIPLVEIGTSPDISSPEQALEAAERIGMLLRSTGKVKRGLGTIRQDVNVSIAEGARVEIKGVQSLDDIDDIVRNEVARQAELVDIRDELGEREAAVSNPEDVTDVFEGTDSGVIQGALSSGGSVMGVRLEGFDGLVGREIAPDRRLGTEFSDHAKRHGAGGIFHTDELPAYGVTEDEVADLRDAVNADPEDAVAIVADETDIAEAAINAVVERAQTALEGVPEETRGANDDGTTRYLRPLPGAARMYPETDVPPVEPDPSEVPEPELLTEKVDRYQDEYDLGAGLAEQVAYGTHMPLFEDVVADGIDPTLAASTLESTLTELRRDDVPVKNVTETHLQGVLRMVEDGDLPNEGVGDLLTALADDPDRTAEEAADAEDLGGADDEEVREAIVEVVERNEGQVEEEGMQAFSGLMGECMGALRGKADGDLVSEVLREEIQKRA
- a CDS encoding Lrp/AsnC family transcriptional regulator, encoding MDERDVRLLKAISELETGSPEQLHDATGIPVSTIHYRLSNLRDQGIIENDRYEIDLEELGLGVTVLVEIHANYQGSYEEFADRLLTVEGVTNVYFTMGKTDFIVLARLSGSEMVERLIAEFEQLEGVERTDSTFVISAIEEREALQSYDLETLLEELVDD